A genomic region of Pseudomonas sp. KU43P contains the following coding sequences:
- a CDS encoding DUF2784 domain-containing protein: MLFRLAADTLVLLHLGFILLVLFGGLLVFKWRPALLLHLPALAWGLAVEGLHLECPLTDWENRMRFAAGDSGYPGGFVEHYIWPLIYPAGLTPQLQWLLGAIVLLVNLGVYGYVIWRWRHR, from the coding sequence ATGCTCTTTCGCCTAGCCGCCGACACCCTGGTCCTGTTGCACCTCGGCTTCATCCTGCTGGTGCTGTTCGGCGGGTTGCTGGTGTTCAAGTGGCGCCCTGCCCTGCTCCTGCACCTGCCCGCCCTGGCCTGGGGCCTGGCGGTCGAGGGCCTGCACCTGGAGTGCCCGCTGACCGACTGGGAAAACCGCATGCGCTTTGCCGCCGGCGATTCCGGCTACCCCGGCGGCTTCGTCGAACACTACATCTGGCCGCTGATCTACCCTGCCGGGCTAACCCCGCAGCTTCAGTGGCTGCTGGGCGCCATCGTGCTGCTGGTCAACCTCGGCGTCTATGGCTACGTGATCTGGCGCTGGCGCCACCGTTAG
- a CDS encoding LysR family transcriptional regulator, translating to MNATFASLSLAHLRTLDCLLQLKNLSHAAERLGVSQSALSRQLASLREAFDDPLLVRQGRGYVLSEYAEALVEPLRQVLEELQALRQPAAFDPARCERRFCLAASDYVAEHMLPLLVAALEQEAPGVSIDYRTWQAGQYALLASGEIDLATTLFDESPPNLHGRLLGEDRAVCLMRGDHPLARNEALSQDDYLAYKHVRISGGGDKDSFIDRHLRANGLQRRVSLEVPFFSATVQVIANSQALATVPEHIARQLCRLHDLAWRPLGFVEHTQRYWVVWHQRLQASAEHRWLRNRVFELWRQSQFGVQGGHAGLP from the coding sequence ATGAACGCAACCTTCGCCTCCCTCAGCCTCGCCCACCTGCGCACCCTCGACTGCCTCCTGCAGCTGAAGAACCTCAGCCACGCTGCCGAACGCCTGGGCGTCAGCCAATCGGCCCTGAGCCGGCAACTGGCCTCCCTGCGCGAAGCCTTCGACGACCCGCTGCTGGTACGCCAAGGTCGTGGTTACGTCCTCAGCGAATATGCCGAAGCCCTGGTCGAGCCCCTGCGCCAGGTGCTCGAAGAACTCCAGGCCTTGCGCCAACCCGCGGCTTTCGACCCGGCCCGCTGTGAGCGGCGCTTCTGCCTGGCGGCCTCGGACTATGTGGCCGAGCACATGCTGCCGTTACTGGTGGCCGCGCTGGAGCAGGAAGCCCCCGGCGTGTCCATCGACTACCGTACCTGGCAAGCTGGCCAGTACGCCTTGCTAGCAAGCGGCGAGATCGACCTGGCCACCACGCTGTTCGACGAGTCGCCGCCCAACCTGCATGGTCGGCTGCTCGGTGAAGACCGTGCGGTGTGCCTGATGCGCGGTGATCATCCGCTAGCGCGCAATGAGGCACTGAGCCAGGACGACTACCTGGCGTACAAGCACGTGCGCATATCCGGCGGTGGCGACAAGGACAGTTTCATCGACCGCCACCTCCGCGCCAATGGCCTGCAGCGGCGGGTTAGCCTGGAGGTGCCGTTCTTCTCGGCCACCGTGCAGGTCATCGCCAATAGCCAGGCGCTGGCCACCGTGCCCGAGCACATCGCCCGGCAGTTGTGTCGCCTGCATGACCTGGCGTGGCGGCCGCTGGGGTTTGTCGAGCATACCCAGCGCTATTGGGTGGTGTGGCACCAGCGTTTGCAGGCGTCGGCCGAGCATCGCTGGTTGCGCAACCGGGTGTTCGAGCTGTGGCGTCAGTCGCAGTTCGGGGTGCAAGGTGGTCATGCGGGTTTGCCATAG
- a CDS encoding MFS transporter — protein MAHSSSQAKKATASGWIGSALEYYDFFIYAQAAALIFPQIFFPNTDPKMAIIASLATYGVGYLARPIGAFVLGHWGDTRGRKNVLLLCMFLMGLSTMAVGLLPTYHDIGILAPALLVVLRLVQGFAVAGEISGASSMIMEHAPFGRRGYYASFTLQGVQAGQVLAAAVFLPLAYFMPSEAFNDWGWRIPFLMSAVVLIAGFIIRKEVHETPAFVKEEKQDKVAKSPISEALRHNWKHMVLVMFMALMNVIPVVATIFGAAYAVQPAYGIGFDKSVYLWIPVVGNIVAVLVIPFVGNLSDKIGRRPTMIAGCLGSGLLAFVYLYAISIQNVPLAFAASIVMWGMVYQGYNAVFPSFYPELFHTRYRVSAMAIAQNVGTMLTAMLPALFALVAPPGSENIPLVVGGLAFFVTCLCALAAYIAPETHRLAMEDLGNPQAKPMEKEAFEASRKGSFQAVSS, from the coding sequence ATGGCCCACTCAAGCTCTCAAGCGAAGAAAGCCACTGCCAGCGGCTGGATAGGCTCGGCACTCGAGTACTACGATTTCTTCATCTATGCCCAGGCTGCGGCGCTGATTTTCCCGCAGATCTTCTTCCCCAACACCGACCCGAAGATGGCCATCATCGCCTCGCTGGCGACCTACGGCGTCGGCTACCTGGCCCGCCCGATCGGGGCTTTCGTGCTCGGCCACTGGGGTGATACCCGCGGGCGCAAGAACGTGCTGCTGCTGTGCATGTTCCTGATGGGCCTGTCGACCATGGCCGTCGGCCTGCTGCCCACCTACCACGACATCGGTATCCTCGCCCCGGCCTTGCTGGTGGTGCTGCGCCTGGTCCAGGGTTTTGCCGTGGCCGGCGAGATCTCCGGGGCCAGCTCGATGATCATGGAGCACGCTCCATTCGGGCGGCGGGGCTATTACGCCAGCTTCACCCTGCAAGGCGTGCAGGCCGGCCAGGTGCTGGCCGCTGCGGTGTTTCTGCCGCTGGCTTACTTCATGCCGAGCGAGGCATTCAACGACTGGGGCTGGCGGATTCCATTCCTGATGAGTGCGGTGGTGCTGATCGCAGGCTTCATCATCCGCAAGGAAGTGCACGAGACCCCGGCGTTCGTCAAAGAGGAAAAGCAGGACAAGGTGGCCAAGTCGCCGATCAGCGAGGCTTTGCGCCATAACTGGAAGCACATGGTGCTGGTGATGTTCATGGCCCTGATGAACGTGATCCCGGTGGTGGCCACCATCTTCGGCGCGGCCTATGCGGTGCAGCCTGCCTACGGCATCGGTTTCGACAAGAGCGTGTACCTGTGGATTCCGGTGGTGGGCAACATTGTCGCGGTGCTGGTGATTCCATTCGTGGGCAACCTTTCCGACAAGATCGGCCGTCGCCCGACCATGATCGCCGGGTGCCTGGGCTCCGGGCTGCTGGCGTTCGTCTACCTGTACGCGATCAGCATACAGAACGTGCCACTGGCCTTTGCCGCCTCCATCGTCATGTGGGGGATGGTCTATCAGGGTTACAACGCGGTGTTCCCGAGCTTCTACCCGGAGCTGTTCCACACCCGCTACCGGGTCTCGGCGATGGCCATCGCACAGAACGTCGGCACCATGCTGACAGCCATGCTGCCGGCACTGTTCGCACTGGTGGCGCCGCCGGGTTCGGAGAACATTCCACTGGTGGTGGGTGGGCTGGCGTTCTTCGTGACCTGCCTGTGTGCGCTGGCGGCTTACATTGCGCCGGAGACGCATCGGTTGGCGATGGAAGACCTGGGAAATCCGCAGGCCAAACCGATGGAGAAGGAAGCCTTCGAGGCTAGCCGCAAGGGGAGTTTTCAGGCGGTGAGCAGCTGA
- a CDS encoding YebC/PmpR family DNA-binding transcriptional regulator, whose translation MGAQWKAKHRETAANAKGKIMGKLAKEIQIAARSGADPDMNPRLRLAIAQAKKASMTRETLDRAIRKGAGLDGDAVQYQAVSYEGFAPHQVPLIVECLTDNVNRTVAQIRVLFRKGQLGASGSVTWDFNHVGLIEATPNQDADPEMAAIEAGAQDFEPGEEEGSTLFITDTTDLDAVQKALPEQGFTVVSAKIGYTPKNPVSAASLSAEALAEVEAFLEAIDENDDVQNVYVGLTD comes from the coding sequence ATGGGCGCACAGTGGAAAGCCAAGCATAGAGAAACAGCTGCCAATGCCAAGGGCAAGATCATGGGCAAGCTGGCCAAGGAAATCCAGATCGCTGCCAGATCGGGTGCCGATCCCGACATGAACCCGCGCCTGCGCCTGGCCATCGCGCAAGCCAAAAAGGCCTCGATGACCCGCGAGACCCTGGATCGGGCCATCCGCAAGGGTGCTGGCCTGGACGGCGATGCCGTGCAATACCAGGCGGTGAGCTACGAAGGTTTCGCGCCGCACCAGGTGCCGCTGATCGTCGAGTGCCTGACCGACAACGTCAACCGCACCGTCGCGCAGATCCGCGTGCTGTTCCGCAAGGGCCAGCTGGGTGCGAGCGGTTCGGTGACCTGGGACTTCAACCATGTCGGCCTGATCGAGGCCACCCCGAACCAAGATGCCGACCCGGAAATGGCTGCCATCGAAGCCGGTGCCCAGGACTTCGAGCCAGGTGAAGAAGAGGGTTCGACCCTGTTCATCACCGACACCACCGACCTGGATGCGGTGCAGAAGGCCCTGCCGGAGCAAGGTTTCACCGTGGTTTCGGCGAAGATCGGCTACACCCCGAAAAACCCGGTGAGCGCTGCCAGCCTGAGTGCTGAAGCACTGGCCGAGGTGGAAGCGTTCCTCGAAGCGATCGATGAGAACGATGATGTGCAGAACGTTTACGTTGGCCTGACCGACTAA
- a CDS encoding LysR substrate-binding domain-containing protein, with translation MSVSHAQLKAFHAVAVHGSFTRAAEKLFLTQPAVSDQVRKLEERFGVLLFQRNKRSVQLTDLGERLLGISKRLFACEAEAHELLQDSRALHTGSLVLAVDAPVHVLPQIARFCQQYPGIQVKVETGNTDESLARLFSYQADLALLGRDVDDERLFCVPLRRDPMVAFVSHNHPWASRGSISLADLDDTPLVLREPGSVTRQTLEEEMQRAGLRIRPAIQVEGREAAREAVVVGIGVGVVSAAEFGADARVCALPIVDCQRHLTETLVCLSEQRTRRVVATFLQVVQDAL, from the coding sequence ATGTCCGTGTCCCACGCTCAACTGAAGGCCTTTCACGCGGTGGCCGTGCATGGCAGCTTCACCCGCGCTGCTGAAAAACTGTTCCTTACCCAACCTGCGGTGTCCGACCAGGTGCGAAAACTGGAGGAGCGCTTTGGCGTGTTGCTGTTCCAGCGCAACAAGCGTTCGGTACAGCTGACGGACTTGGGCGAGCGCCTGCTGGGCATCAGCAAGCGGCTGTTCGCCTGCGAGGCCGAAGCTCACGAACTGCTGCAGGACTCCCGCGCCCTGCACACCGGCAGCCTGGTGCTGGCCGTGGATGCACCGGTGCACGTGCTGCCGCAGATTGCGCGGTTCTGCCAGCAGTACCCGGGTATCCAGGTCAAGGTGGAAACCGGCAACACCGACGAATCCCTGGCTCGGCTGTTCAGCTACCAGGCGGATTTGGCCTTGCTGGGGCGGGATGTCGACGATGAGCGGCTGTTCTGCGTGCCTTTGCGCCGCGATCCGATGGTGGCATTCGTCTCGCACAACCACCCTTGGGCCAGCCGTGGTTCGATCAGCCTGGCCGACCTGGACGACACGCCGCTGGTGCTGCGCGAACCGGGCTCGGTGACGCGGCAGACGCTGGAAGAAGAGATGCAGCGCGCCGGTTTGCGGATTCGCCCGGCGATCCAGGTCGAAGGCCGGGAAGCGGCGCGTGAGGCGGTGGTGGTGGGAATTGGCGTGGGCGTGGTTTCGGCGGCGGAATTCGGCGCCGATGCGCGGGTGTGTGCGTTGCCGATCGTGGATTGCCAGCGGCACCTGACCGAGACATTGGTGTGCCTGAGTGAACAGCGCACGCGGCGGGTGGTGGCGACTTTCCTGCAGGTGGTGCAGGACGCGCTGTGA
- a CDS encoding MFS transporter — translation MNHSVAALKRWRIQIFAITWLAYAAFYFTRKAFSVAKLGIGEDPTFMLDKAAMANLDGIYLAAYAVGQFTWGMLADRFGPRVVVLGGLLISAAAAVVMGSYATFPIFATCMLIQGLAQSTGWAGLCKNIGSFFPASQRGRVLGLWSSCYAFGGLVASPFAGWWAYTLVGTWHAAFFSSAAVVAAVAVLFFFLQRNKPEDVGLPAVEPEPQSMAPAGNLCSVWAPLREILRNRTVLTLGLAYFLLKPARYAILLWGPVIVFEQMPSVGKVGAAIIPTAFELAGLLGPIIIGLASDKLFGARRMPACVISLVLLTVTLAAFMGAMHSGSIVLVVALLFVMGLTLYGPDSMISGAAAIDFGTAKAGATAAGFVNGCGSVGAVLGGLLPGYFDSVTVFIVFAGCALFSALVLLPHWNSRPASSAQAQDVAPNTSMAVKPLRT, via the coding sequence ATGAATCATTCCGTAGCCGCGCTTAAGCGTTGGCGCATCCAGATTTTCGCGATCACCTGGCTGGCCTACGCCGCCTTCTACTTCACCCGCAAAGCCTTCTCGGTGGCCAAGCTCGGCATCGGCGAAGACCCCACCTTCATGCTCGACAAGGCCGCCATGGCCAACCTCGACGGCATCTACCTGGCCGCCTACGCCGTGGGCCAGTTCACCTGGGGCATGCTTGCCGACCGTTTCGGGCCGCGTGTGGTGGTGCTTGGCGGCCTGCTGATTTCGGCCGCAGCGGCAGTGGTGATGGGCAGCTACGCAACCTTCCCGATCTTCGCCACCTGCATGCTGATCCAGGGCCTGGCCCAGTCCACCGGCTGGGCCGGCTTGTGCAAGAACATCGGCAGCTTCTTCCCGGCCTCGCAGCGCGGCCGGGTGCTGGGGCTGTGGAGTTCGTGTTACGCCTTCGGGGGCCTGGTCGCGTCGCCATTCGCCGGCTGGTGGGCCTATACCCTGGTCGGTACCTGGCATGCGGCGTTTTTCTCCAGCGCCGCAGTGGTGGCTGCGGTGGCCGTGCTGTTTTTCTTCCTGCAGCGCAACAAGCCCGAGGATGTCGGGCTGCCGGCGGTGGAGCCCGAGCCGCAGAGCATGGCGCCGGCCGGCAACCTGTGCAGCGTGTGGGCGCCGTTGCGCGAGATCCTGCGCAACCGCACGGTGTTGACCCTGGGTTTGGCGTATTTCCTGCTCAAGCCGGCGCGCTACGCGATCCTGCTGTGGGGGCCGGTGATCGTCTTCGAACAGATGCCTTCGGTCGGCAAGGTCGGCGCGGCGATCATCCCCACCGCCTTCGAACTGGCCGGGCTGCTCGGCCCGATCATCATCGGCCTGGCTTCGGACAAACTGTTCGGCGCCCGGCGCATGCCGGCCTGCGTGATCAGCTTGGTGCTGCTGACCGTGACCCTGGCAGCGTTCATGGGCGCCATGCACAGCGGCAGCATCGTACTGGTGGTGGCCCTGCTGTTCGTCATGGGGCTGACCCTGTACGGGCCGGACTCGATGATCAGCGGCGCGGCGGCGATCGACTTCGGCACAGCCAAGGCCGGCGCCACGGCGGCCGGTTTCGTCAATGGCTGCGGTTCGGTGGGGGCGGTGCTCGGCGGCTTGCTCCCGGGCTACTTCGACAGCGTCACGGTGTTCATCGTGTTCGCCGGTTGCGCGCTGTTTTCCGCGCTGGTGCTGTTGCCGCACTGGAACAGCCGCCCGGCCAGCAGCGCCCAGGCCCAGGACGTGGCACCCAACACCAGCATGGCGGTCAAGCCACTGCGCACCTGA
- a CDS encoding DOPA decarboxylase encodes MTPEQFRQYGHQLIDLIADYRQNVAERPVMAQVEPGYLKAALPAAAPQQGEPFEAILDDVNQLVMPGLSHWQHPDFYGYFPSNGTLSSVLGDFLSTGLGVLGLSWQSSPALSELEETTLDWLRQLLGLSGQWSGVIQDTASTSTLVALICARERATDYALVRGGLQAEAKPLIVYVSAHAHSSVDKAALLAGFGRANIRLIATDEQFAMRPDALQAAIEQDLAAGNHPCAVVATTGTTATTALDPLRAIGEIAQAKGLWLHVDSAMAGSAMILPECRWMWDGIELADSVVVNAHKWLGVAFDCSIYYVRDPQHLIRVMSTNPSYLQSAVDGEVKNLRDWGIPLGRRFRALKLWFMLRSEGVEALQQRLRRDLDNARWLAEQVEAAGEWTLLAPVQLQTLCIVHKPAGLDGDALDAHTRAWADRLNASGDAYVTPATLNGRWMVRVSVGALPTEREHVEKLWGRLQQVVKG; translated from the coding sequence GTGACCCCCGAACAATTCCGCCAGTACGGCCACCAGCTGATCGATCTGATCGCCGATTACCGCCAGAACGTCGCCGAGCGCCCGGTCATGGCCCAGGTCGAACCCGGCTACCTCAAGGCCGCATTGCCGGCCGCCGCCCCGCAGCAGGGCGAACCGTTCGAGGCGATCCTCGATGACGTCAACCAGCTGGTCATGCCTGGCCTGTCGCACTGGCAACACCCGGACTTCTATGGCTACTTCCCCTCCAACGGCACCTTGTCTTCGGTGCTGGGCGACTTCCTCAGCACGGGCCTGGGTGTGCTCGGCCTGTCGTGGCAATCGAGCCCGGCGCTGAGCGAACTGGAGGAAACCACCCTCGACTGGTTGCGCCAACTGCTCGGGCTGTCGGGGCAGTGGAGCGGGGTGATTCAGGACACGGCCTCCACCAGCACCCTGGTCGCGCTGATCTGCGCTCGTGAGCGGGCCACCGACTACGCCCTGGTGCGCGGTGGCCTGCAGGCCGAAGCCAAGCCCCTGATCGTGTACGTCAGCGCCCATGCCCACAGCTCGGTGGACAAGGCCGCGCTGCTGGCCGGCTTCGGCCGCGCCAACATCCGCTTGATCGCCACCGACGAGCAGTTCGCCATGCGCCCCGATGCCCTGCAGGCGGCCATCGAGCAGGACCTGGCGGCCGGCAATCATCCTTGTGCAGTGGTCGCCACCACCGGCACCACGGCCACCACCGCGCTGGACCCGCTGCGCGCCATTGGTGAAATCGCCCAGGCCAAGGGCCTGTGGCTGCATGTGGACTCGGCCATGGCCGGTTCGGCGATGATCCTGCCGGAATGCCGCTGGATGTGGGATGGCATCGAGCTGGCCGATTCGGTGGTGGTCAATGCGCACAAATGGTTGGGCGTGGCCTTCGACTGCTCGATCTACTACGTGCGCGACCCGCAGCACCTGATCCGGGTAATGAGCACCAACCCCAGTTATTTGCAGTCGGCGGTCGATGGCGAGGTGAAGAACCTGCGCGACTGGGGCATTCCGCTGGGGCGTCGATTCCGTGCGTTGAAGCTCTGGTTCATGCTGCGTAGCGAAGGTGTAGAGGCGCTGCAGCAGCGCTTGCGACGGGATCTGGACAATGCCCGTTGGCTGGCCGAACAGGTGGAGGCAGCCGGGGAATGGACGTTGCTGGCGCCGGTGCAGTTGCAGACTTTGTGCATTGTCCACAAGCCGGCAGGGCTGGACGGTGATGCGTTGGATGCGCATACCAGGGCCTGGGCCGATCGGCTCAATGCCTCTGGGGATGCTTACGTGACCCCGGCGACCTTGAACGGGCGGTGGATGGTGCGAGTGTCGGTGGGGGCGTTGCCCACCGAGCGTGAGCATGTCGAGAAGTTGTGGGGGCGTTTGCAGCAGGTTGTCAAAGGCTGA
- the tam gene encoding trans-aconitate 2-methyltransferase gives MAWSATQYSLFEDERTRAVRDLLAAVPPRPVRHATDLGCGPGNSTEVLLQRCPDAQVTALDSDKDMIDKARERKRLHIPRVRCEIADISQWTAPEPQDLILANASLQWVPDHGALYPHLVRQLSEGGSLAVQTPDNLDEPAHRQLREIAGRGRWADKFADFSLPPRHSAAFYYDLLSPLCARVDVWRTTYHHPLTGGAEAVVEWFKGSALRPYLAKLDEDEQADFLQMYLQAMQRDYPPATDGKVLLPFPRLFVIATR, from the coding sequence ATGGCCTGGTCCGCCACCCAGTATTCCCTCTTCGAAGATGAACGCACCCGCGCCGTGCGCGACCTGCTTGCCGCTGTGCCACCACGCCCGGTACGCCATGCCACCGACCTGGGCTGTGGCCCGGGCAACTCCACCGAAGTACTGCTGCAGCGTTGCCCGGATGCCCAGGTCACCGCGCTGGACAGCGACAAGGACATGATCGACAAGGCCCGCGAGCGCAAGCGCCTGCACATCCCACGGGTGCGCTGCGAAATCGCCGACATCAGCCAGTGGACCGCCCCCGAACCCCAGGACCTGATCCTCGCCAATGCCTCGCTGCAGTGGGTGCCCGATCATGGCGCGCTCTACCCGCACCTGGTACGACAATTGAGTGAAGGCGGCAGCCTGGCCGTGCAGACCCCGGACAACCTCGACGAGCCGGCGCACCGGCAACTGCGCGAGATTGCCGGCCGTGGCCGTTGGGCCGACAAGTTCGCCGACTTCAGCCTGCCGCCCCGGCACAGCGCCGCGTTCTACTACGACCTGCTCAGCCCCCTGTGCGCGCGGGTGGATGTATGGCGCACGACCTATCACCATCCATTGACAGGCGGGGCCGAGGCGGTGGTGGAATGGTTCAAGGGTTCGGCCCTGCGCCCTTACCTGGCCAAGCTGGACGAGGACGAACAGGCGGACTTCCTGCAGATGTACCTGCAGGCCATGCAGCGGGACTATCCGCCAGCCACCGACGGCAAGGTGCTGCTGCCGTTCCCCCGGCTGTTCGTGATTGCCACCCGCTAA